One segment of Streptomyces sp. NA02950 DNA contains the following:
- a CDS encoding endo alpha-1,4 polygalactosaminidase, with amino-acid sequence MPAPRPAVRSAAVAAAVLLALTGCTPSSGSPESAESPESGSGGPSVTPPPVHTGFDYQLGGAYPPPKGVRIVSRDREADPADGLYNICYVNAFQSQPEERKRWPAELLLRDADGDVVLDKAWNEPLLDIGTPAKRKRIAARVNRWIDGCADKGYDAVEPDNYDSYTRSGGRLSAADAKAFITVLSAHAHSRNLAIGQKNTVELADSRRKTGLDFAVAEECGAYDECGGYVAAFGRHVVVVEYTAKGLAKGCAEWGDRLSIVRRDVNVTPRGDRDYVRGTCPG; translated from the coding sequence ATGCCCGCCCCCCGTCCCGCCGTCCGGTCCGCCGCCGTCGCGGCCGCGGTCCTCCTCGCCCTGACCGGCTGTACGCCGTCGTCCGGATCCCCTGAGTCCGCCGAGTCCCCCGAGTCCGGGTCCGGAGGCCCTTCGGTGACGCCGCCCCCCGTCCACACCGGATTCGACTACCAGTTGGGCGGCGCCTACCCGCCGCCGAAGGGTGTCCGGATCGTCAGCCGTGACCGCGAGGCCGACCCGGCGGACGGGCTGTACAACATCTGCTACGTCAACGCCTTCCAGTCCCAGCCGGAGGAGCGGAAGCGGTGGCCCGCCGAGCTGCTGCTGCGCGACGCGGACGGGGACGTCGTCCTGGACAAGGCCTGGAACGAACCGCTGCTGGACATCGGCACGCCCGCCAAGCGCAAGCGGATCGCCGCCCGGGTCAACCGGTGGATCGACGGCTGCGCCGACAAGGGCTACGACGCCGTGGAGCCGGACAACTACGACAGCTACACCCGCTCCGGCGGCAGGCTGTCGGCGGCCGACGCCAAGGCGTTCATCACCGTGCTCTCCGCGCACGCGCACTCCCGGAACCTGGCCATCGGCCAGAAGAACACCGTGGAACTCGCCGACAGCCGCAGGAAGACGGGGCTGGATTTCGCCGTGGCCGAGGAGTGCGGCGCGTACGACGAGTGCGGCGGATACGTGGCCGCCTTCGGGCGCCATGTGGTCGTGGTCGAATACACCGCCAAGGGGCTCGCCAAGGGCTGCGCGGAGTGGGGCGACCGGCTGAGCATCGTGCGCCGGGACGTCAATGTCACGCCCCGGGGCGACCGCGACTACGTCCGCGGGACCTGCCCGGGCTGA
- a CDS encoding methyltransferase domain-containing protein, with translation MSYLEADFLDASEAGLPAGTYDFVSAVAVVHPMEFAAAARAMVRLLAPGGRLMIVGLARNRTPLDWIISGAGVPSARLRARRNGGKTSPDGMPVRRPGMSWWQVRREAHRLLPGRRFRRHVLRRYSLVWDKL, from the coding sequence GTGTCATACCTGGAGGCGGACTTCCTCGACGCCTCCGAGGCCGGGCTCCCCGCGGGCACGTACGACTTCGTCAGCGCGGTCGCCGTCGTCCACCCCATGGAGTTCGCGGCGGCGGCGCGCGCCATGGTGCGGCTGCTCGCGCCGGGCGGACGTCTGATGATCGTCGGCCTGGCCCGTAACCGCACCCCGCTGGACTGGATCATCAGCGGCGCCGGTGTCCCGTCGGCCCGCCTGCGCGCCCGGCGCAACGGCGGCAAGACGAGCCCCGACGGGATGCCCGTCCGGAGGCCCGGGATGAGCTGGTGGCAGGTCCGCCGGGAGGCCCACCGACTGCTGCCCGGCCGTCGCTTCCGGCGCCACGTCCTGCGGCGCTACTCGCTCGTGTGGGACAAGCTCTGA
- a CDS encoding TIGR03085 family metal-binding protein: MSTHAKRERLLLADLLESAGPDAPTLCDGWSTHDLAAHLVVRERRADAAGGLLIKPLAARLARVQAEFAAKPYEELLQLFRTGPPRMSPFALKQVDEAANSLEFYVHAEDVRRARPDWAPREVDPVFANVLWSRVERAARVFGRRSPVGLVLRRPDGRTAVAHRGTPVVTVTGEPGELALFLYGRQDAARVELDGDKEAVAAARSAPLGI; encoded by the coding sequence ATGTCCACTCATGCGAAGCGCGAACGTCTGCTCCTCGCCGACCTCTTGGAGAGCGCGGGCCCCGACGCCCCGACGCTGTGCGACGGCTGGTCCACCCACGATCTGGCGGCCCATCTCGTGGTCCGCGAGCGCCGCGCGGACGCGGCCGGCGGGCTGCTGATCAAGCCGCTGGCCGCGCGGCTGGCCCGGGTGCAGGCCGAGTTCGCGGCGAAGCCGTACGAGGAACTGCTCCAGCTCTTCCGCACCGGTCCGCCGCGGATGTCGCCGTTCGCGCTCAAGCAGGTGGACGAGGCGGCCAACAGCCTCGAGTTCTATGTGCACGCCGAGGACGTCCGCCGGGCCCGGCCGGACTGGGCGCCGCGCGAGGTGGATCCGGTCTTCGCCAATGTGCTCTGGTCCCGGGTCGAGCGCGCCGCCCGGGTCTTCGGCCGCCGGTCCCCGGTGGGTCTGGTGCTGCGCCGCCCCGACGGCCGTACGGCGGTGGCGCACCGCGGCACCCCGGTGGTCACCGTCACCGGTGAACCGGGTGAGCTGGCGCTGTTCCTGTACGGCCGTCAGGACGCGGCACGCGTCGAGCTCGACGGCGACAAGGAGGCCGTGGCGGCGGCGCGGTCCGCCCCGCTCGGTATCTGA
- the hisI gene encoding phosphoribosyl-AMP cyclohydrolase — MTGSDRPSALDPAVAARLKRGADGLVPAIAQQYDTGEVLMLGWMDDEALHRTLTSGRCTYWSRSRQEYWVKGDTSGHVQLVKSVALDCDADTILVRVDQVGAACHTGDRTCFDADVLPLGQ, encoded by the coding sequence ATGACCGGCTCCGACCGCCCCTCCGCCCTCGACCCGGCCGTCGCCGCCCGCCTCAAGCGCGGCGCCGACGGGCTCGTCCCCGCCATCGCCCAGCAGTACGACACCGGCGAGGTGCTGATGCTCGGCTGGATGGACGACGAGGCGCTGCACCGCACCCTCACCTCCGGCCGCTGCACCTACTGGAGCCGCAGCCGCCAGGAGTACTGGGTCAAGGGCGACACCTCCGGCCACGTCCAGCTGGTCAAGTCCGTCGCCCTCGACTGCGACGCGGACACCATCCTCGTCCGGGTCGACCAGGTCGGGGCCGCCTGCCACACCGGCGACCGCACCTGCTTCGACGCCGACGTCCTCCCGCTCGGCCAGTAG